A part of Gemmatimonas groenlandica genomic DNA contains:
- a CDS encoding GGDEF domain-containing protein, producing the protein MFDRLALRTPFWGVITILAFAAVGLSASASFDAVPNFVEAAPLLSAAALIVAIAGWRLLHRELLHRMQEDESLRDRVRRLQDAMQSNVDGMFLLRAVRTAAGEVTDFEIADVNSSGAATLYRTREQLVGRRIREELPTPLADMLFERYVHALTLRTAVVEELRVDRRAVAASWLFHQATPTADGLAVTVRDVSSRKRDELRMRKACLTDDLTRLYNRRGFMALAEQHLRIARRQGKDAVVMYVDMDEFKQLNDSHGHATGDRALMAVSRLLRSTVRDCDVVARMGGDEFTILALDADVMGARAIQKRLDERLALFNASGELPMPLSLTVGHTRVRPSDTSSVSELLARADQLLYARKRRRQLTKAAEARHREHAPQRAPRRAPQLTPMPIPAEVAAIARAAAMALPNAASPMSSSMATMTPPAVAGTFLPTHAA; encoded by the coding sequence ATGTTCGATCGACTCGCTCTTCGCACCCCGTTCTGGGGCGTCATCACTATCCTCGCGTTCGCGGCCGTCGGCCTGTCGGCCAGCGCGTCGTTCGATGCCGTACCCAACTTCGTGGAGGCGGCGCCGCTGCTGTCGGCCGCTGCGCTCATCGTGGCAATCGCCGGATGGCGTCTGCTCCACCGCGAATTGCTCCATCGCATGCAGGAAGACGAGTCGCTGCGCGATCGGGTTCGCCGCCTGCAGGACGCCATGCAGTCGAACGTGGACGGCATGTTTCTGCTGCGCGCCGTGCGCACGGCGGCTGGCGAAGTCACCGACTTCGAAATTGCCGATGTGAACAGCAGCGGCGCCGCAACGCTCTATCGGACGCGCGAACAGCTGGTCGGTCGCCGCATCCGCGAGGAGCTTCCCACGCCGCTGGCCGACATGCTTTTTGAGCGCTACGTGCATGCGCTCACGCTGCGCACCGCGGTGGTGGAAGAGCTTCGCGTGGACCGCCGCGCGGTTGCCGCCAGCTGGCTCTTTCATCAGGCCACACCGACTGCCGATGGATTGGCCGTGACGGTGCGCGACGTCTCCTCGCGCAAGCGTGATGAACTTCGTATGCGGAAGGCGTGCCTCACCGACGACCTCACGCGCCTGTACAACCGTCGTGGCTTCATGGCCTTGGCCGAGCAGCATCTGCGGATTGCGCGCCGTCAGGGCAAAGACGCGGTCGTCATGTACGTCGACATGGACGAATTCAAGCAGCTCAACGACAGCCACGGCCACGCCACGGGTGACCGTGCCCTTATGGCCGTCTCGCGCCTGCTGCGAAGCACGGTTCGCGACTGCGACGTGGTCGCGCGCATGGGTGGCGATGAATTTACGATTCTGGCGCTCGATGCCGACGTGATGGGTGCGCGGGCGATCCAGAAGCGTCTCGATGAACGGCTCGCACTGTTCAACGCGTCGGGTGAATTGCCGATGCCGCTCTCGCTGACCGTGGGACATACGCGCGTCCGGCCGAGCGACACGTCATCGGTGAGCGAGCTGCTCGCCCGCGCCGACCAGCTGCTCTACGCGCGCAAGCGTCGTCGACAATTGACGAAGGCGGCGGAAGCGCGCCATCGCGAGCACGCACCTCAGCGCGCACCGCGACGCGCGCCGCAACTCACGCCGATGCCGATCCCTGCCGAGGTGGCCGCGATCGCACGCGCCGCCGCGATGGCGCTGCCGAATGCGGCGTCGCCGATGTCGTCTTCGATGGCGACTATGACTCCGCCGGCCGTCGCCGGAACGTTTTTGCCCACCCACGCGGCGTAG
- a CDS encoding DUF485 domain-containing protein, with product MTPSLTPSSTDHAAQIAATRTLARTRWRVAAILTLLMVGVYFGFILLVAYRPALLGGLVSDGLSLGIVLGALVIVSAWVLTLAYVQWANRVYDPALAALRAMPGAESAARNAQGGAQ from the coding sequence ATGACGCCTTCTCTGACGCCTTCTTCGACTGATCACGCGGCGCAGATTGCCGCCACGCGCACCCTCGCCCGAACGCGCTGGCGGGTGGCCGCGATCCTGACGCTGCTCATGGTCGGGGTCTACTTCGGCTTCATTCTGCTAGTGGCGTACCGCCCGGCCCTGCTCGGCGGGCTCGTGAGCGACGGCCTCTCCCTCGGCATTGTGCTCGGGGCGCTGGTCATCGTGTCCGCGTGGGTCCTCACGTTGGCATACGTGCAGTGGGCCAACCGCGTGTATGACCCGGCGCTGGCCGCCCTCCGCGCCATGCCCGGCGCGGAGTCCGCCGCCCGCAACGCCCAGGGAGGCGCCCAATGA
- a CDS encoding protein kinase domain-containing protein, which translates to MSQSTPLPDHRQTTSPAPHLEAWSLPPGWSWGHEAIQREHRHYQEVIDALGRSLSLVSAPDSSQDEWLKNEARALAHRNHPSIPTTYHYWASYQESRRGPGYLRRWIGGETVYSRVTRLGPEAIPFALQVLREAGSTLAYLHDTGAAHGAISASTIWLTPGGRLWVLGWEWVLPRDQRPAGFQPDAAYTPWPPEWSDAEWRPTPASDQWQLAAMLFTMLTGETPPEHDVPPISLLRPDCPQALAAVLERSLAPKPEDRFPSIAAMLRDMDRHVSVRQVMIAPEGDELPPALDSAEARLRWATADDYEILSPLGSGMFGSVWRARDLSLSREVAIKVLHPHIAKDDTAVARFRREARLAAQLAHAAIVPIYDTDSRGDIVWYTMELAEGGSVASLVSRSGPRQFEEIAPQVDEVLEALHAAHTSGIIHRDLKPENILIDRYRRWRIGDFGIAYALGEEGAGTSGTPSFAAPEQLLGEAQGPATDCYALASIVYFVITGRAPFGDGPAETILAQQLSGTLPARLEEDGFPEALGGWLLNGLAARVEDRFADALEMRIAWRQVVRATRRAEDQRPWWRRLIEGLQEDEPVEPPSGW; encoded by the coding sequence ATGAGTCAGTCCACGCCTCTTCCCGACCATCGGCAAACCACGTCGCCGGCGCCGCATCTCGAGGCGTGGTCGTTGCCCCCCGGCTGGTCGTGGGGGCACGAGGCGATCCAGCGCGAGCATCGGCACTATCAGGAAGTGATCGACGCGCTCGGGCGTTCGCTGTCGCTGGTGAGTGCGCCGGATTCGAGTCAAGACGAGTGGCTGAAGAACGAGGCGCGCGCACTCGCTCACCGCAATCACCCGTCGATCCCCACGACGTACCACTACTGGGCCTCGTATCAGGAGAGCCGTCGTGGTCCGGGCTATCTTCGCCGCTGGATCGGTGGGGAAACCGTGTATTCGCGCGTGACCCGGTTGGGGCCTGAAGCGATCCCGTTCGCGCTGCAGGTGCTGCGCGAGGCCGGGAGCACGCTCGCCTATCTACACGACACCGGCGCCGCGCACGGGGCGATCTCGGCGAGCACCATCTGGCTCACGCCGGGTGGACGACTCTGGGTGCTGGGTTGGGAATGGGTGCTGCCGCGCGATCAGCGTCCGGCCGGGTTCCAGCCCGACGCCGCTTACACGCCCTGGCCGCCGGAGTGGTCGGACGCCGAGTGGCGCCCGACGCCGGCGTCGGATCAGTGGCAGCTGGCGGCGATGCTGTTCACGATGCTGACCGGCGAGACGCCGCCAGAGCACGACGTGCCGCCCATTTCCCTGCTGCGCCCGGACTGTCCGCAGGCCTTGGCGGCGGTGCTGGAGCGTTCACTGGCGCCGAAGCCGGAAGACCGGTTCCCGAGCATCGCAGCGATGTTGCGTGACATGGACCGCCACGTGTCGGTCCGGCAGGTGATGATCGCGCCCGAGGGAGACGAGTTGCCGCCGGCGCTCGACTCGGCGGAAGCGCGACTGCGCTGGGCCACGGCCGACGACTACGAAATTCTGTCGCCGCTCGGTAGCGGCATGTTCGGTAGCGTGTGGCGCGCGCGCGACCTGTCGCTGTCGCGCGAAGTGGCCATCAAGGTGCTGCATCCGCACATCGCCAAGGACGACACGGCGGTGGCGCGCTTCCGTCGTGAAGCACGACTCGCGGCGCAGCTTGCGCACGCGGCCATCGTGCCGATCTACGATACCGATAGTCGCGGCGACATTGTGTGGTACACGATGGAGCTGGCCGAAGGCGGATCGGTGGCCAGTCTCGTGTCGCGCAGTGGACCGCGTCAGTTCGAAGAAATCGCGCCGCAGGTGGATGAAGTGCTCGAAGCGCTGCATGCCGCGCACACGAGCGGCATCATTCACCGCGATCTGAAGCCGGAGAATATTCTCATCGATCGGTATCGCCGGTGGCGGATCGGTGACTTCGGTATCGCGTACGCCCTCGGTGAAGAAGGTGCCGGCACTTCGGGCACGCCGTCGTTCGCCGCGCCGGAGCAATTGCTCGGTGAGGCGCAGGGGCCGGCCACCGACTGCTATGCGCTGGCGAGCATCGTCTATTTCGTCATCACCGGACGCGCGCCGTTCGGCGACGGACCAGCGGAGACGATTCTGGCGCAGCAGCTGTCCGGCACGTTGCCGGCACGACTCGAGGAAGATGGTTTCCCCGAAGCGCTCGGTGGGTGGCTGTTGAACGGACTGGCGGCGCGGGTGGAGGATCGCTTTGCGGATGCCCTCGAAATGCGTATCGCTTGGCGACAGGTGGTGCGCGCGACGCGCCGTGCGGAAGATCAGCGTCCGTGGTGGCGGAGACTCATCGAGGGGCTTCAGGAAGACGAGCCCGTCGAACCGCCTTCGGGTTGGTGA
- a CDS encoding ubiquinone/menaquinone biosynthesis methyltransferase yields the protein MTPPAGSPERKLGSLDVDAYLADPSRKQAFVTPMFDIIAPRYDAFTKLFSLGMDAGWKRRAIAAAIAVAPGARRVLDLASGTGDVAAQLARALPQATVEALDASPRMIDAARKRLESVDADVSARVTPMVGDMMALPQERANIDMVSASYGVRNVPDPAQCVREMARVLRPGGALVTLDFYRPGFAPWRALFLWYLGVAGNVVGWLWHRDPIVYGYIARSIRDFMTADEFSALLRREGFEVVSVRRYLFGGIAQHVARRVT from the coding sequence ATGACGCCGCCCGCCGGTTCGCCCGAACGCAAGCTTGGCTCCCTCGATGTGGACGCGTATCTCGCCGATCCGTCGCGCAAGCAGGCGTTCGTAACGCCGATGTTCGACATCATCGCGCCGCGCTACGACGCGTTCACGAAGTTGTTCTCGCTGGGGATGGACGCGGGATGGAAGCGCCGCGCGATCGCCGCCGCCATCGCGGTGGCACCGGGCGCACGCCGCGTGCTCGACTTGGCCAGTGGCACCGGTGACGTGGCCGCGCAGCTGGCGCGCGCGTTACCGCAGGCGACGGTGGAAGCGCTCGACGCGTCGCCGCGCATGATCGATGCGGCGCGCAAACGGCTGGAATCGGTCGACGCGGACGTGTCGGCGCGCGTTACGCCGATGGTGGGCGACATGATGGCACTGCCGCAGGAACGCGCAAACATCGACATGGTGAGCGCCAGCTACGGCGTGCGCAACGTGCCCGACCCCGCGCAGTGCGTCCGCGAAATGGCGCGTGTGCTCCGGCCGGGCGGTGCGTTGGTCACGCTCGACTTCTACCGCCCCGGCTTCGCGCCGTGGCGCGCGCTCTTCCTCTGGTACCTCGGCGTGGCCGGCAACGTGGTGGGCTGGCTCTGGCACCGCGATCCGATCGTATACGGCTATATCGCGCGCAGCATTCGCGATTTCATGACGGCCGACGAGTTCTCCGCGCTGCTGCGTCGCGAGGGCTTCGAGGTTGTGAGTGTGCGGCGGTATCTGTTCGGTGGCATCGCGCAACACGTGGCGCGGCGGGTTACGTAG
- a CDS encoding 4'-phosphopantetheinyl transferase family protein, producing MSDATTRPSALAWPAPQFVPAPSDAPSAFTMTRVDVPATLDPDTGIWLPALVADARLHPDEAALVEAMPPTRRATFVAGRLAMRAAVAVHAPQDATGPILRTERGAPVLPNSVAGSVSHKHDAALALVLPRRALTAGASVHVGVDLEHRPIARDVTRPSIARRILTAPELDALSAFDADPLAQRERVILSFALKEAVYKAIDPTVRRYVRFTEVALEFTADGAVAVSLLLPELLHGDMTVRAQYSIDDRWIVATALATAGLSGSGT from the coding sequence ATGTCCGACGCGACCACTCGTCCCTCAGCACTAGCGTGGCCGGCACCGCAGTTCGTGCCGGCCCCGAGCGACGCGCCATCGGCGTTCACGATGACCCGGGTCGACGTGCCGGCAACGCTGGATCCGGACACCGGCATCTGGCTCCCCGCCTTGGTGGCGGACGCCCGACTGCATCCCGACGAAGCCGCTCTGGTCGAAGCGATGCCGCCGACGCGCCGTGCCACGTTCGTGGCCGGCCGCCTCGCGATGCGGGCCGCCGTGGCGGTGCATGCCCCGCAGGACGCCACTGGTCCGATCCTCCGTACTGAGCGCGGCGCGCCGGTCCTGCCGAACTCCGTCGCTGGCTCGGTCAGTCACAAGCACGACGCCGCCCTCGCGCTCGTGTTGCCGCGACGCGCGCTCACCGCCGGGGCGTCAGTGCATGTCGGCGTCGACCTCGAGCATCGCCCTATCGCCCGCGATGTCACCCGACCGTCGATCGCGCGCCGCATCCTCACCGCACCGGAGCTCGACGCGCTCTCGGCGTTCGACGCCGACCCGCTCGCGCAGCGCGAACGCGTGATCCTGTCGTTCGCGCTCAAGGAAGCGGTGTACAAGGCGATCGACCCCACCGTACGGCGCTATGTGCGCTTCACGGAGGTCGCGTTGGAGTTCACTGCTGATGGCGCGGTTGCAGTGTCGCTGTTGCTGCCGGAGCTTTTGCACGGCGATATGACCGTACGCGCGCAGTACTCGATTGATGACCGTTGGATCGTGGCGACGGCGCTTGCGACGGCTGGGCTCAGCGGCTCCGGCACGTAA
- a CDS encoding TlpA family protein disulfide reductase — translation MSAPARSPRGSISFSTLALVLVGLACTVLIAKRATAEKDVVNLLADHGVVAGTDTAPATAPTAEQAIGTFKVTALNGKVIPLHTKGEPAILMISSRTCSWCKRALKDLGQMSAGRPLPRLKLLTLEGAGEGVAMLAKEKLTGAQLIGPAGSSDQVLLTFRYPGTPTFVAIDRNGRVVRTLPGYPIPEEMKHWYAVMVGDQDVP, via the coding sequence ATGTCAGCACCGGCGCGTTCCCCTCGCGGCAGTATCAGCTTCAGCACATTGGCCCTCGTGCTGGTGGGGCTGGCCTGTACCGTGCTGATCGCCAAGCGCGCGACCGCCGAGAAGGATGTGGTGAATCTACTGGCCGACCATGGCGTCGTGGCCGGTACCGACACCGCACCAGCCACCGCGCCCACGGCTGAGCAAGCCATCGGCACCTTCAAGGTGACCGCCTTGAATGGCAAAGTGATTCCCCTGCACACCAAGGGAGAACCGGCCATTCTTATGATCAGCTCGCGCACCTGCAGTTGGTGCAAGCGCGCGCTGAAAGACTTGGGGCAGATGTCGGCGGGGCGGCCTCTGCCGCGTCTCAAGCTGCTCACCCTTGAGGGGGCCGGCGAAGGCGTGGCCATGCTCGCCAAGGAAAAGCTCACCGGTGCGCAGCTCATCGGACCGGCCGGGAGTTCCGATCAGGTCCTGCTCACCTTCCGCTATCCCGGCACGCCCACCTTCGTGGCCATCGACCGCAACGGTCGCGTGGTGCGCACCCTCCCCGGGTATCCGATTCCCGAGGAGATGAAGCACTGGTACGCCGTCATGGTCGGCGACCAGGACGTCCCTTGA
- a CDS encoding sodium:solute symporter family transporter, with amino-acid sequence MTLGTPDPVAIGFFGVFIAITLGITYWAARRTQTADHFYAAGRSVTAGQNGFALAGDYMSAASFLGIAGLVSTSGFDGLIYSTGWLVGWPVVLFLIAEPLRNLGRYTFADVVASRLDPMPVRISATIGTLATIAFYLIAQMVGAGSLIRLLFGIPYETAVVIVGCAMMGYVLFGGMLATTWVQIVKAVLLLGGAATLAIMVLAKFGFDPRALFAAAAAKYGAGVLAPGKLVSNPLDAISLGMALMFGTAGLPHILMRFYTVPDARTARRSVFIATGLIGMFYLMTFVLGFGAMVLVTPESIKAIDAGGNMAAPMLAELLGGRAFLGFIAAVAFATILAVVAGLALSGAAAISHDIWASVIRKGHPKPGEEIKVARIATIGLAIVAMVLGIAFKGQNVAFMVGLAFAIAASANFPALVLSVFWRRTTTAGAASSMIVGATSTLVLIALSPAVQIDLLHHATAIFPLKNPALVTIPLSFATGILVSLVRPDPASEARHEAIETRLLLGAD; translated from the coding sequence ATGACACTCGGAACTCCGGATCCGGTGGCGATCGGCTTCTTCGGCGTCTTCATCGCCATCACGCTCGGCATCACCTATTGGGCGGCCCGCCGCACCCAAACGGCCGATCACTTCTATGCCGCCGGACGCTCGGTCACCGCCGGCCAGAACGGCTTCGCGCTCGCCGGCGACTACATGAGCGCGGCGTCGTTCTTAGGCATCGCCGGCCTCGTGTCAACCAGCGGTTTCGACGGCTTGATCTACTCCACCGGTTGGCTGGTGGGCTGGCCCGTCGTGCTGTTTCTCATCGCCGAGCCGCTGCGCAATCTCGGTCGCTACACTTTCGCCGACGTGGTCGCCTCCCGGCTCGATCCGATGCCGGTGCGTATCAGCGCCACCATCGGTACGCTGGCTACGATTGCGTTCTATCTCATCGCGCAGATGGTCGGTGCCGGCAGTCTCATTCGCCTGCTCTTCGGCATTCCGTACGAAACGGCTGTCGTGATTGTGGGCTGCGCGATGATGGGGTACGTGCTGTTCGGCGGTATGCTCGCGACGACGTGGGTGCAGATCGTGAAGGCCGTACTGTTGCTGGGCGGCGCGGCCACTCTGGCCATCATGGTGCTCGCCAAGTTCGGCTTTGATCCGCGCGCGTTGTTCGCCGCAGCGGCCGCCAAGTACGGCGCCGGTGTGCTGGCGCCCGGAAAGTTGGTCAGCAATCCGCTCGACGCGATCTCGCTGGGCATGGCGCTCATGTTCGGTACGGCAGGACTGCCGCACATCCTCATGCGCTTCTACACCGTGCCCGATGCCCGCACGGCGCGACGCTCGGTGTTCATCGCCACGGGATTGATCGGCATGTTCTATTTGATGACGTTCGTGCTGGGCTTCGGGGCCATGGTGCTCGTCACGCCCGAGTCGATCAAGGCGATCGACGCCGGCGGCAACATGGCGGCGCCCATGCTGGCCGAGTTGCTCGGTGGACGCGCCTTCTTGGGCTTCATCGCGGCCGTGGCCTTCGCCACGATTCTGGCGGTCGTGGCCGGCCTGGCGCTCTCAGGAGCCGCCGCGATCTCGCATGACATCTGGGCGAGCGTGATTCGCAAAGGCCACCCGAAGCCAGGCGAAGAGATCAAAGTGGCTCGCATCGCCACCATCGGGCTGGCCATCGTCGCCATGGTATTGGGCATCGCGTTCAAGGGACAGAACGTCGCGTTCATGGTCGGACTCGCGTTTGCCATCGCGGCCAGCGCCAACTTCCCTGCGCTCGTGCTCAGCGTGTTCTGGCGCCGTACCACCACGGCCGGCGCGGCGAGCAGCATGATCGTGGGCGCCACCTCGACGCTTGTGCTCATCGCGCTATCGCCCGCGGTGCAGATCGATCTGCTGCACCACGCGACCGCGATCTTTCCGCTCAAGAATCCGGCGCTGGTCACGATTCCATTGTCGTTCGCCACCGGCATTCTGGTATCGCTAGTGCGCCCCGATCCGGCCAGTGAAGCCCGGCATGAGGCGATCGAAACCCGCCTGCTGCTGGGTGCCGACTAG
- a CDS encoding aldehyde dehydrogenase family protein, translating into MTFRAVNPATGIALYEFPPLTPFEREALIERVHRQQQQWRHTSHAQRAQFVTALGKALHGHREALAEWLSLEMGKPIVAARAEVDKCVSLCDQAPALAQAALSDDVILHDSVSDVRVQYAPLGSLLAIMPWNFPYWQALRFAVPTLLAGNGVLIKPAGSVPGGARLLDTCFAEARAAARTDDASMPDAPCHMAFIEVEALDGVIADDRIAGVTLTGSDRAGRHVASVAGQHLKKVVLELGGSDPFIVLPDADVALAAAQAVAARTVNSGQSCIAAKRFIVCDAVYDEFLEHFVKGMRDLRVGDPRDEATQIGPIATESVRDGLAKQVADSIAAGARALVGGSAEGLAGFFYPPTVLVDIPDDAPASREELFGPVASVFRVADIDTAIIKANDTPFGLGASVWTRDPALATQCIEAIDAGMVFVNEMVVSDPRYPFGGVKQSGMGRELGPLGFREFTNPKAVRRARLPEAPR; encoded by the coding sequence ATGACATTCCGCGCAGTGAATCCGGCGACCGGCATCGCCTTGTATGAGTTCCCGCCGCTCACGCCGTTCGAACGCGAGGCGTTGATCGAACGCGTGCATCGCCAACAGCAGCAGTGGCGTCACACCAGCCACGCACAGCGGGCGCAATTCGTGACGGCGCTCGGCAAGGCCTTGCACGGGCATCGTGAAGCGCTGGCTGAGTGGCTCTCGCTCGAGATGGGCAAGCCGATCGTGGCCGCCCGCGCGGAAGTCGACAAGTGCGTCTCGCTGTGCGACCAGGCACCGGCGCTGGCGCAGGCCGCGCTGTCCGATGACGTGATCCTTCACGATAGTGTGAGCGATGTACGCGTTCAGTACGCGCCGCTTGGGTCACTGCTCGCCATCATGCCGTGGAATTTTCCGTACTGGCAGGCGCTGCGATTTGCCGTGCCCACGTTGTTGGCCGGCAACGGGGTGCTGATCAAGCCCGCCGGCTCCGTGCCCGGTGGCGCGCGATTGCTCGATACGTGTTTCGCTGAAGCACGCGCAGCCGCACGGACTGACGATGCATCGATGCCTGACGCGCCGTGCCATATGGCATTCATCGAGGTCGAGGCACTCGATGGGGTCATCGCCGATGATCGCATCGCGGGCGTGACGCTGACCGGCAGCGATCGCGCCGGCCGACACGTGGCGTCGGTGGCAGGACAGCATCTCAAGAAAGTCGTGCTCGAGCTGGGCGGCAGTGATCCCTTCATCGTGCTCCCTGACGCCGACGTCGCACTCGCCGCCGCACAAGCCGTGGCCGCCCGCACCGTGAACTCGGGACAGTCGTGTATTGCGGCGAAGCGCTTCATCGTGTGCGACGCCGTGTACGACGAGTTTCTCGAGCACTTCGTGAAGGGCATGCGCGACCTGCGCGTTGGCGATCCGCGCGATGAAGCCACGCAGATCGGGCCGATCGCCACCGAGAGCGTGCGCGATGGCCTCGCGAAGCAGGTGGCCGACTCGATCGCGGCGGGCGCGCGTGCCCTCGTGGGTGGCTCGGCCGAAGGACTCGCCGGATTCTTCTATCCGCCCACGGTGCTGGTGGACATTCCCGACGACGCGCCGGCGTCGCGCGAAGAGCTGTTCGGCCCGGTGGCGTCGGTGTTTCGCGTGGCCGATATCGACACGGCGATCATCAAAGCCAACGACACACCCTTCGGACTGGGGGCCAGTGTGTGGACGCGCGATCCGGCGCTCGCCACGCAATGCATCGAAGCGATCGACGCCGGCATGGTGTTCGTGAACGAGATGGTGGTGTCGGACCCGCGTTATCCGTTCGGCGGCGTCAAGCAATCCGGAATGGGCCGCGAACTCGGCCCACTCGGATTCCGCGAATTCACCAACCCGAAGGCGGTTCGACGGGCTCGTCTTCCTGAAGCCCCTCGATGA
- a CDS encoding vitamin K epoxide reductase family protein, whose product MTQRMGIALGSLISGLVALYLHLWKLGLTGALGCSSAGGCEYVQGSRYGWFLGVDVALIGAVGYAMLFVAATIGTMAKYEDETWPNTLMQLMIWPAVLFTLRLKYGEFIVLKGFCSWCVVSAVTITLCAILVTLDRKRLAKLA is encoded by the coding sequence GTGACACAGCGCATGGGCATCGCGTTGGGCAGCCTTATTTCCGGGTTGGTCGCGCTCTATCTGCATCTCTGGAAGCTCGGCCTCACCGGCGCACTCGGCTGCAGCAGCGCCGGGGGATGCGAGTATGTGCAGGGCAGCCGCTACGGGTGGTTTCTGGGCGTCGACGTGGCCCTGATCGGCGCCGTGGGCTACGCGATGCTGTTCGTGGCCGCCACGATCGGCACGATGGCCAAGTATGAAGACGAGACGTGGCCGAATACGCTCATGCAGTTGATGATCTGGCCGGCGGTGCTGTTCACGCTGCGGCTCAAGTACGGCGAGTTCATCGTGCTGAAGGGCTTCTGCTCGTGGTGCGTGGTCTCGGCGGTCACGATCACGCTGTGCGCGATTCTGGTCACCCTCGACCGGAAGCGGCTGGCCAAGCTGGCCTAG